A stretch of Paenibacillus peoriae DNA encodes these proteins:
- the glgB gene encoding 1,4-alpha-glucan branching protein GlgB — translation MTDQTLPQQAISSEDIYLFHEGTLYHSYRSLGSHLTVENGEQGVRFTVWAPHALHVGLATDRNNWNGEQDSLYRVPKSGFWSRFFPGISQGTFYKYDITGANGERFLKADPYAVRAEVRPATASVVASIDGYTWNDAIWRRKRRAPYGKPLHIYELHLGTWKQKEDGTFYTYREIAELLVPYVTDMGYTHIELMPLSEHPYDLSWGYQLTGYFALTSRYGEPHDFMYLVDRCHQAGIGVLMDWVPAHFAKDAHGLRLFDGSPLFEYADPLIAEKPGWGTLTFDYSKPEVRSFLISNALFWMDMYHIDGLRVDAVTSMLRLDFEKQDGQYRFNSKGGIENEEAIAFLQQLNETVFRYYPYALMMAEESSAWPMVTSPVSDGGLGFNYKWNMGWMNDTLDYIETNFDQRPERHNLLTFPIAYAYSENFTLPLSHDEVVHGKKSLLDKMPGNYEQKFAGLRALLGYQLTSPGKKLLFMGGEFGQFIEWKDEEQLDWFLLDYDSHRSLHAFTKALNHLYIQEKALWELDHSWDGYQWIEAEDRGQSVITYLRKSKKPGDTLVVLINFQPVPRENYRIGLEKAGSYIELLNSDHKDFGGSGQLNTGMIRTARIPCHGQLHSLEVTIPPLSIVILKKAPRRPKKAD, via the coding sequence ATGACAGACCAAACTCTTCCGCAACAGGCTATTTCATCGGAAGATATTTATTTGTTTCATGAAGGAACGCTTTATCACAGCTACCGATCTTTGGGTTCCCACCTTACTGTGGAGAACGGAGAACAGGGCGTCCGTTTTACGGTCTGGGCTCCTCATGCTCTCCATGTCGGGCTTGCTACAGATCGCAACAACTGGAATGGGGAACAGGATTCCTTATATAGGGTTCCCAAATCCGGTTTTTGGAGTCGTTTTTTTCCGGGGATATCCCAAGGAACTTTTTACAAATACGACATTACGGGTGCAAACGGTGAACGATTTCTGAAAGCAGACCCTTACGCGGTACGTGCTGAAGTGAGACCGGCAACGGCTTCTGTGGTAGCTTCTATAGATGGTTATACTTGGAACGATGCGATTTGGCGCCGAAAACGTAGAGCACCGTATGGAAAGCCTCTACACATATATGAGCTTCATCTGGGCACTTGGAAGCAAAAAGAAGATGGTACGTTTTATACATACAGGGAAATAGCTGAGCTTCTTGTGCCTTATGTGACTGATATGGGGTATACACATATTGAACTGATGCCGCTGAGTGAACATCCGTATGATCTTTCCTGGGGCTACCAACTTACTGGATATTTTGCACTCACAAGCCGTTATGGAGAACCGCATGATTTTATGTATTTGGTGGATCGTTGCCATCAGGCGGGAATTGGAGTGCTGATGGATTGGGTCCCAGCCCATTTTGCAAAAGATGCTCATGGATTAAGGCTGTTTGACGGATCGCCCCTGTTCGAATATGCGGATCCGCTGATTGCGGAAAAGCCCGGCTGGGGAACGCTGACGTTTGATTACAGCAAACCGGAGGTGCGTTCTTTCCTGATATCTAATGCGTTATTTTGGATGGATATGTACCATATTGACGGCCTGCGCGTAGATGCTGTGACGAGTATGCTACGGCTGGATTTTGAAAAGCAGGACGGTCAATATCGTTTTAACTCTAAGGGAGGTATTGAAAATGAGGAGGCTATTGCCTTCCTTCAACAACTGAATGAAACAGTATTCCGCTATTATCCGTATGCTCTGATGATGGCAGAGGAGTCCAGTGCCTGGCCTATGGTAACTTCCCCGGTAAGCGATGGAGGACTCGGTTTTAATTACAAATGGAATATGGGCTGGATGAACGATACGCTTGATTATATCGAAACGAATTTCGATCAGAGACCGGAGCGCCATAATTTGCTGACATTCCCCATAGCTTATGCGTACAGCGAAAATTTTACACTGCCATTGTCGCACGATGAGGTTGTTCATGGTAAGAAGTCGCTGCTTGATAAAATGCCAGGTAACTATGAGCAAAAATTTGCCGGGCTTCGAGCGCTTCTCGGTTACCAACTCACCTCGCCGGGCAAAAAGCTATTATTTATGGGAGGGGAATTCGGCCAATTCATCGAATGGAAGGATGAGGAGCAGCTTGACTGGTTTCTGCTGGATTATGACAGTCACCGTTCGCTGCACGCTTTTACGAAAGCGCTGAATCATTTGTATATTCAGGAAAAGGCACTATGGGAACTGGATCATTCGTGGGATGGATATCAGTGGATTGAGGCGGAGGACCGTGGGCAGAGCGTAATTACGTATTTACGTAAAAGTAAAAAGCCAGGAGATACATTGGTCGTGCTTATTAACTTTCAGCCCGTACCGAGAGAGAACTACCGAATTGGGCTGGAAAAGGCCGGGAGTTATATCGAACTGCTGAACAGTGATCATAAGGACTTTGGGGGAAGTGGCCAGCTAAATACCGGAATGATACGGACCGCCCGTATTCCTTGCCACGGTCAGCTTCACAGCTTGGAGGTGACTATACCACCCCTGAGCATCGTTATACTCAAGAAAGCGCCTCGGAGGCCTAAAAAAGCAGATTAA
- a CDS encoding glucose-1-phosphate adenylyltransferase, with translation MFNKECIAMLLAGGEGRRLAPLTSTIAKPAVPFGGHYRIIDFPLSNCVNSDIDTVGVLTQYEAESLHEHIGDGTPWGLTKTDDKGITLLPSYNTGNAEYLGTADAIHKNIEYIDSQNPEHVLILSGDHIYYMNYREMLNHHKEKGAAATISVMEVPWDEAHRFGVMSADEDLRVTEFAEKPEKPESNLASMGIYLFKWDYLRNYLLEDAQDAQSSHDFGKDIIPKMLADQESLYVYEFQGYWKDVGTVKSLWDSHMDLLHENCAIDLQRKDWPMYTRERRTRLSAQKVPNRQTQPLGSLLHDSCQVEGRIERSVVFSGVEVGKGSAIKESIVMPDTRIGRNVHIEHAIIGEGAVIRDGAVIKGSPGEIMVIGPNEVVFGKMAVRPQTTRMLKEAYERNTRLRAEGFTS, from the coding sequence ATGTTTAATAAAGAATGCATTGCCATGCTGCTGGCAGGCGGAGAGGGACGCCGTCTTGCTCCCCTTACTTCAACGATTGCAAAACCCGCCGTACCTTTTGGCGGTCATTACCGAATCATCGATTTTCCTCTCAGTAACTGCGTAAATTCAGACATTGATACTGTAGGTGTACTGACGCAATATGAGGCAGAATCCTTGCACGAACATATCGGGGATGGAACACCATGGGGTCTTACAAAAACAGATGACAAAGGAATTACCCTGCTTCCATCTTACAACACAGGTAACGCTGAATACTTAGGAACGGCAGATGCTATTCATAAGAATATTGAATATATTGACAGCCAAAATCCGGAGCATGTGCTTATTTTATCCGGTGATCATATCTACTATATGAATTATCGCGAAATGCTGAACCACCATAAGGAAAAAGGAGCTGCGGCTACCATTTCTGTCATGGAGGTACCTTGGGATGAAGCACACCGTTTTGGTGTTATGAGTGCGGATGAAGATCTACGTGTCACAGAATTTGCAGAGAAACCTGAGAAACCGGAAAGTAATTTGGCCTCTATGGGTATTTATCTTTTCAAATGGGATTACTTGAGAAACTACCTGTTAGAAGACGCACAGGATGCTCAATCCAGTCATGATTTTGGTAAAGATATCATACCTAAAATGTTAGCGGATCAAGAATCCTTGTACGTTTATGAATTCCAGGGCTATTGGAAGGACGTAGGTACCGTTAAAAGCCTGTGGGATTCACACATGGATTTGTTACACGAGAATTGTGCGATCGACCTTCAACGTAAGGATTGGCCGATGTATACACGTGAACGCCGCACAAGGTTGAGCGCACAAAAGGTACCTAACCGTCAAACGCAGCCATTGGGCAGCTTGTTGCATGATTCCTGTCAAGTAGAGGGCCGAATTGAACGCTCCGTTGTATTTAGTGGTGTCGAGGTAGGTAAAGGATCAGCCATCAAAGAAAGTATCGTTATGCCGGACACACGCATTGGACGTAACGTCCATATTGAACATGCGATTATCGGTGAAGGTGCTGTGATTCGCGATGGTGCTGTCATTAAAGGCAGTCCGGGCGAAATTATGGTCATCGGACCCAATGAAGTGGTATTTGGTAAAATGGCGGTACGGCCGCAAACTACACGTATGCTGAAAGAAGCTTACGAGCGCAATACACGCTTGCGTGCCGAAGGTTTTACTTCATAA
- a CDS encoding sensor histidine kinase: MIKKGIRRQIVLHYFFVVFLALLLVEVIFMFALRSYYYDSIYKHIESRIESVSEFAPKFKEPEQSLQSYLLNTFSLPFTELQLLDEQGNVIDNSTNFAADLSVQTSDVTQALAGDTGKWIGKQPSTGQQVMAVSQKLDNIVGDQVYVIRYTTSLELVNDKLFTITLFSLGIMAAVLVIVFVVSTGLANSIVRPINNIRDVSAQMAQGRFDTRIEGDYRYELGELASTLNYMAQEIVRTNQIKDDFISSISHELRTPLTSIKGWSETLNSGGYDPEETKIGMKIISKETDRLIGLVEEILDFSKLEQNAMKLVMGTVDLRELLQEIMLNVWAKAEMKQIKLQLDSEEAAYFVHGDGNRLKQVFLNIVDNAIKFSHESSIIFLSLQRVDGNIEISVQDTGIGISAENLARVRDRFFQVDHQNGGTGLGLAISQQFVERHHGQMLIRSELGAGTTITVSLPALQAEQSVEPPQLTEE, from the coding sequence ATGATCAAAAAGGGAATTCGCCGACAGATTGTGCTTCACTATTTTTTCGTAGTGTTCTTAGCGCTTCTGTTAGTAGAAGTCATTTTTATGTTTGCACTCCGGTCGTACTATTACGATTCCATTTACAAACATATCGAAAGCCGTATCGAATCGGTAAGTGAATTTGCACCCAAATTTAAAGAGCCGGAACAGTCTTTGCAATCGTATTTGTTAAATACATTTTCTCTGCCCTTTACTGAACTGCAGTTGCTCGATGAACAGGGAAATGTAATTGATAACTCAACGAATTTTGCAGCAGATCTAAGTGTGCAAACAAGTGATGTGACACAAGCATTAGCTGGGGATACGGGCAAATGGATCGGAAAGCAACCGAGCACGGGGCAGCAGGTGATGGCGGTATCTCAAAAACTGGACAATATCGTCGGAGACCAGGTGTACGTTATTCGGTATACAACCTCGCTGGAATTGGTAAATGATAAGCTGTTTACGATTACGCTGTTTTCTCTTGGCATCATGGCAGCTGTACTGGTTATTGTATTTGTGGTCAGTACAGGGCTCGCGAATTCCATTGTTAGACCGATTAATAATATCCGCGATGTATCTGCTCAGATGGCTCAGGGGAGGTTTGATACACGCATTGAAGGCGATTATCGGTATGAGTTGGGTGAACTGGCTTCGACTCTGAACTATATGGCACAGGAAATTGTCAGAACAAATCAAATCAAGGATGATTTTATTTCATCTATATCTCATGAATTGCGTACTCCGCTTACATCTATTAAGGGTTGGAGTGAAACGTTAAATTCTGGCGGCTATGACCCCGAAGAGACGAAAATCGGGATGAAGATTATCTCTAAAGAGACGGATCGGCTGATTGGCTTGGTGGAGGAAATTCTCGATTTTTCCAAGCTGGAGCAAAATGCCATGAAGCTTGTAATGGGAACGGTAGATCTTCGGGAGCTTTTGCAGGAAATTATGCTGAACGTATGGGCCAAAGCAGAAATGAAGCAAATAAAACTTCAGCTTGATTCGGAAGAAGCGGCATATTTCGTCCATGGAGACGGTAACCGTCTAAAACAGGTATTTTTGAACATTGTGGATAATGCTATCAAGTTTTCGCATGAAAGCTCAATTATTTTTCTGTCGCTTCAACGGGTTGATGGCAATATCGAGATATCCGTACAAGATACAGGAATTGGAATTAGTGCTGAAAATCTTGCCAGAGTAAGAGACCGCTTTTTCCAGGTAGACCACCAAAACGGTGGTACTGGACTGGGATTGGCAATCTCACAACAGTTTGTCGAGCGCCATCATGGTCAGATGCTCATCAGAAGTGAACTGGGGGCTGGCACCACTATTACGGTTTCATTACCTGCTCTGCAAGCAGAGCAATCCGTGGAACCACCACAACTCACTGAAGAATAG
- a CDS encoding response regulator transcription factor produces MSKVLIMEDEESIRSFIVINLKRNGFEVLEASEGHEALNILNTVRDIDIALLDVMVPGMDGFEVCRRIRETNERIGIIFLTAKVQEQDKVYALSVGADDHVSKPFSPTELIARIQSLLRRVNVHRETAAKVSFQSGPFTLDLIAKQFKKNGQLIELTPTEFSLIQFFLEKENTPLSRDVLLDHVWGKEYMGDPKIVDVNIRRLRQKIENNPSEPAFLQTVWGHGYKWKGQSQ; encoded by the coding sequence GTGAGTAAAGTTTTAATCATGGAAGACGAGGAATCCATTCGCAGCTTTATCGTCATTAATTTGAAACGTAACGGTTTTGAGGTGCTGGAGGCGTCGGAAGGGCATGAGGCTCTGAATATTTTGAACACGGTGCGGGATATTGATATTGCACTGCTTGACGTAATGGTACCCGGTATGGATGGTTTTGAAGTCTGTCGGAGAATCCGGGAGACGAATGAGCGCATCGGCATTATCTTTCTCACAGCGAAGGTACAGGAGCAGGATAAGGTATATGCCTTGTCTGTAGGGGCCGATGATCATGTGAGCAAGCCTTTTAGCCCGACGGAGCTGATTGCACGTATTCAATCGTTATTGCGTCGGGTGAATGTTCATCGTGAAACAGCAGCCAAAGTGTCCTTCCAGTCTGGACCGTTCACCCTGGATTTGATTGCTAAGCAATTTAAGAAGAACGGGCAGCTGATTGAGCTGACACCGACTGAGTTTTCTCTGATTCAATTTTTTCTGGAAAAAGAGAACACGCCGCTCAGCCGAGATGTTCTACTTGATCACGTATGGGGCAAAGAGTATATGGGCGATCCGAAAATTGTAGATGTGAATATCCGACGTCTTCGGCAGAAAATTGAAAACAATCCATCCGAGCCGGCTTTTTTACAAACAGTTTGGGGACATGGATATAAATGGAAAGGTCAGTCTCAATGA